A portion of the Pedobacter cryoconitis genome contains these proteins:
- a CDS encoding DUF3995 domain-containing protein: MINLLALWNAIIFIVLALLHFYWAFGGFWGKDVVVPTGKSGQKLFVPDVLSTLIVAIGLLIFALCNLSIKYLLVLPLNPLFLQYGILVIGLIFLVRAVGDFNYVGLMKKHKTSDFARRDSFFYSPLCLFFFLTHLLIFIGF, from the coding sequence ATGATTAATTTGTTGGCTTTATGGAACGCAATAATTTTTATCGTTTTAGCATTGCTCCATTTTTATTGGGCATTTGGCGGATTCTGGGGAAAAGATGTGGTCGTGCCTACAGGTAAATCGGGTCAGAAATTATTTGTTCCAGACGTTCTTTCTACACTGATTGTGGCTATAGGATTGCTGATTTTTGCCCTGTGTAATCTCAGTATTAAGTATTTACTTGTTTTGCCTTTAAACCCGTTATTCCTCCAATATGGAATCCTTGTCATCGGACTGATCTTCCTTGTACGCGCAGTAGGTGATTTTAATTATGTCGGATTGATGAAGAAACATAAAACATCAGATTTTGCAAGGCGCGATAGCTTCTTTTACTCGCCTTTGTGTTTATTCTTTTTCCTCACTCATCTGCTGATCTTTATAGGATTTTAA
- a CDS encoding response regulator transcription factor encodes MIPLKIAIADDHKIFRKGLTGIINDIKEFDLVFETGNSFDMLNQLSSKKPDVIIIAIKLPGLDDLKMLNYIKSNFEGVRILMLSTIDEGPYIIKVMKAGANGYLSKDSEPEEIIMAIHEVYEKGFYFNKHLSITLIKELLVQPPATIGSKEAMLNDREIDVLKLICEESTNAEIANKLFLSVRTVEGYRTKLFEKIGSKKIAGLVIYAVKNGIIHV; translated from the coding sequence ATGATACCGCTAAAAATAGCAATCGCTGACGATCATAAAATCTTCAGAAAAGGATTAACGGGCATAATCAATGATATTAAAGAATTCGATCTTGTTTTTGAGACAGGGAATAGTTTCGATATGCTCAATCAGCTTTCCTCTAAAAAGCCGGACGTCATCATCATAGCTATCAAATTGCCGGGCCTGGATGATTTGAAAATGCTTAATTACATTAAATCTAATTTTGAAGGGGTCAGGATACTGATGCTTTCCACCATTGATGAAGGTCCATATATCATCAAAGTAATGAAGGCGGGTGCAAATGGTTATCTATCAAAAGATTCAGAACCCGAAGAAATTATTATGGCTATTCATGAAGTATATGAAAAAGGCTTTTATTTCAATAAACACTTATCGATTACTTTAATCAAAGAACTATTGGTTCAGCCACCTGCAACAATTGGCAGTAAAGAAGCTATGCTGAATGACCGGGAAATTGATGTTTTGAAATTAATTTGTGAAGAAAGCACAAATGCAGAGATTGCAAATAAACTCTTCCTGAGTGTGCGGACTGTGGAGGGTTACCGGACTAAATTATTTGAAAAAATAGGCTCCAAAAAGATCGCCGGACTGGTAATTTATGCGGTAAAAAACGGGATCATCCACGTTTAA
- a CDS encoding MFS transporter, giving the protein MITITSKPKAIKEQHQGIATLLAFALLPLSGFATDIYIPSLPTMAGEMNVSSIQVQLTLSIFLISYGVSQLFIGSVLDSFGRYKISLISLVIFALASFTIATTHNIYLIYLMRIIHGLTVGAIIVAKRAYFVDVFSGDKLKHYLSLFSIIWSTGPIVAPFIGGYLQAAFGWESNFYFLGGFALVLLMLELIYSGESLVHFTEFRFRNILNIYTTMVKTASFSLGIVMLGLAYCMVMIYNMTGPFIIEHHLQLSPIIAGYSSLFLGFAWMVGGFIGKATINKPFFRRLAVNVGLQVAFVTVMIISLNFVSNLYSMLFFAFIIHVGAGYTFNNYFTFCLGKFPKNAGIAGGLTGGITYVIVSFLSYGIVNVVPAKDETNLSYSYLILIALSVVIMLIISNINKKAANQPVAQTT; this is encoded by the coding sequence ATGATAACGATTACCTCCAAACCGAAAGCTATTAAAGAACAACACCAGGGAATAGCCACCTTGTTAGCTTTTGCGCTATTGCCTCTATCTGGCTTTGCAACTGATATTTATATTCCGTCTTTGCCAACTATGGCAGGGGAGATGAATGTAAGCAGTATCCAGGTGCAGCTTACGCTAAGTATTTTTCTGATCAGTTATGGTGTGTCCCAACTCTTTATCGGGAGTGTCCTGGATAGTTTTGGACGTTATAAAATCTCCCTGATTTCTTTGGTAATTTTTGCGCTCGCAAGTTTTACGATTGCAACTACACACAATATTTACCTGATTTATCTGATGCGGATTATCCATGGCTTAACTGTTGGCGCTATTATCGTGGCCAAACGTGCTTATTTTGTCGATGTGTTTTCTGGAGATAAACTCAAACATTATTTAAGCCTTTTCTCTATCATCTGGTCTACAGGGCCGATTGTAGCCCCTTTTATAGGTGGTTATTTACAGGCAGCCTTTGGTTGGGAATCTAACTTTTACTTTTTAGGAGGTTTTGCACTGGTTTTGCTGATGCTGGAACTGATTTATAGTGGCGAAAGTCTGGTGCATTTTACCGAATTCCGTTTCCGTAATATTTTGAATATCTATACTACGATGGTGAAAACGGCAAGCTTTTCACTGGGTATTGTAATGCTTGGTCTGGCTTATTGTATGGTGATGATTTACAACATGACGGGGCCGTTTATCATCGAACATCATCTGCAGCTGTCACCTATTATTGCAGGCTATAGCTCCTTGTTTCTGGGCTTTGCATGGATGGTCGGTGGCTTTATTGGTAAAGCAACTATTAACAAACCTTTTTTCAGAAGACTGGCTGTTAATGTAGGACTGCAGGTTGCCTTTGTAACTGTAATGATTATCAGCCTGAACTTTGTCAGCAACTTATACTCGATGCTCTTCTTTGCCTTTATCATTCACGTAGGTGCAGGTTATACTTTTAATAATTATTTCACCTTCTGTTTAGGCAAGTTTCCAAAGAATGCAGGTATTGCAGGTGGTTTGACCGGTGGGATTACTTATGTAATTGTTTCGTTTTTAAGTTATGGAATTGTGAATGTCGTACCAGCAAAAGATGAAACAAATCTGAGCTACAGTTACTTAATCCTGATTGCATTATCAGTAGTGATTATGCTGATTATTTCCAATATCAACAAAAAAGCTGCAAATCAACCAGTAGCGCAGACCACATAG
- a CDS encoding TonB-dependent receptor gives MRRLIYAFLFLLISTTAFSQIRTITGRITDQHNNPLPGATVVISPDGKQTSSDQTGAFKITATAQAQLIGVNFVGYKLFKQKLTTANHYAISLQADEAVLDEVVLVGTRSTGRTRLNTAVPVDVFNIPKLQMMAPQNDLNQLLQYASPSFNSNRQSSSDGSEHIDPASIRGLGPDQLLVLINGKRRHTTSLVNNQGTMGNGSVGTDMNAIPASAIERIEVLRDGASAQYGSDAIAGVVNIVLKQNTDKLMVAATGGITSRGDGQVGQLNLNYGTALGKNGGYLNLTAEGAYRGKTTRDQNNDLIIFDQSANPTRAYDDAQLKARGLTRDDFNFQIGDAKIQNLSAFFNLGVPFKNGKTEFYAFGGYNYRTGEGFGFRRLPNNPSANVYSIFPDGYQPNTTSKINDRSLAFGFKQKLGNWNADLSNTLGDNRFDYEVNNTVNASLQDKSPTSFKAGGHEFLQNTTNVDFSRKLDVASGLNLAFGAEFRVDDYQIRAGEEASWKNYALITNPDGTVSNPSGLAGGSQSFNGFSPGNVVHKNRSNTGLYADAELDVTSKWLISGAARFEHYSDFGSTVSGKFATRYKITSKFNIRGAISNGFRAPSLHQQYFSAVSTDILPDNTLGQSGFFINNSPVAKALGIPELKQETSMNYSLGFTAQPFANFNISVDGYLTAIKNRIVLTGSFGYDAFGDPVPQVQSILNSYGVSSARFFSNAIDTRTIGVDVVADYNIKSANHTYGASLGFNFNRNKIIGDLHIPGQLKGQEDIFFSPNDRTLITEGTPGVKTNLALNYGYKNFSLLLRNVYFGKVARNSFPYGEEQIHSGKVVTDLSLSYAVKPITFTIGANNLFDIFPDQQIYANSYFGVFKYASVQMGTLGSYYFLRATLDLPNKKR, from the coding sequence ATGAGGAGATTAATTTACGCTTTCCTTTTTTTACTGATTTCAACTACTGCCTTCTCGCAAATCAGGACGATAACCGGCCGGATCACGGACCAGCATAACAACCCGTTGCCTGGTGCAACAGTTGTTATATCGCCCGATGGTAAACAAACCAGCAGCGATCAGACAGGAGCGTTTAAAATAACTGCGACTGCCCAGGCACAACTCATCGGGGTCAACTTTGTAGGCTATAAACTTTTTAAACAAAAGCTGACCACTGCAAACCACTATGCCATTAGCTTGCAAGCAGACGAAGCGGTACTGGATGAAGTTGTTTTAGTTGGTACACGCAGTACAGGCAGAACAAGATTGAATACCGCAGTTCCTGTAGATGTATTCAATATTCCAAAATTACAAATGATGGCCCCGCAGAATGATTTAAATCAGCTGTTGCAATATGCCTCACCTTCTTTCAATTCTAATCGCCAATCTTCTTCTGATGGTAGTGAACACATCGATCCTGCCAGTATCCGTGGCTTAGGACCGGATCAGTTACTCGTACTTATTAATGGAAAACGCCGGCATACTACTTCTTTGGTCAATAACCAGGGAACGATGGGTAATGGCTCTGTAGGTACAGATATGAACGCTATTCCGGCCTCGGCAATTGAAAGAATTGAAGTTTTGAGGGATGGTGCTTCTGCACAGTATGGTTCAGATGCAATTGCAGGTGTTGTTAATATTGTTTTGAAACAGAATACCGATAAATTAATGGTTGCAGCTACTGGAGGGATCACTTCCAGAGGTGATGGCCAGGTTGGGCAGCTCAATCTGAATTATGGAACTGCTCTTGGCAAAAATGGTGGTTATTTAAACTTGACTGCTGAAGGTGCTTACCGGGGTAAAACTACACGTGATCAGAACAATGACCTGATTATCTTTGACCAGTCTGCTAATCCAACGCGTGCTTATGATGATGCACAACTAAAAGCAAGAGGCTTGACCAGAGACGATTTTAATTTCCAGATCGGAGATGCTAAGATTCAGAACCTGTCTGCCTTTTTTAACCTTGGAGTGCCATTTAAAAATGGAAAGACTGAGTTCTATGCTTTTGGAGGTTATAATTACAGAACCGGAGAGGGCTTTGGCTTTCGCAGATTACCGAATAATCCTTCAGCTAATGTCTATAGTATTTTTCCTGACGGTTATCAGCCCAATACCACCTCAAAGATCAACGACAGATCTTTAGCTTTTGGATTTAAACAGAAACTGGGAAACTGGAATGCTGACCTGAGCAATACTTTGGGTGATAACAGATTTGACTATGAGGTGAACAATACCGTGAATGCATCCTTACAAGATAAATCTCCAACCAGTTTTAAAGCAGGAGGACATGAATTTCTGCAAAATACGACCAACGTCGATTTTAGCCGTAAACTTGATGTCGCTTCAGGCTTGAACCTTGCTTTTGGAGCAGAATTCAGAGTGGACGATTATCAGATCCGGGCAGGTGAGGAGGCTTCCTGGAAAAACTATGCTTTGATTACAAATCCTGACGGTACAGTCTCCAACCCTTCAGGATTAGCAGGAGGGTCACAATCATTCAATGGCTTTTCTCCTGGTAACGTAGTGCATAAAAACAGGAGCAATACGGGTTTATATGCAGATGCAGAACTGGATGTGACTTCAAAATGGTTGATCAGTGGTGCAGCAAGATTTGAACATTACAGTGATTTTGGTTCTACAGTGAGTGGTAAATTTGCAACCCGTTATAAAATCACCTCTAAATTTAATATCAGAGGAGCGATCAGTAATGGGTTCAGAGCACCATCCTTGCATCAGCAATATTTTAGTGCGGTAAGTACAGACATTCTACCGGACAATACCCTTGGACAATCAGGTTTTTTTATCAATAACAGCCCTGTAGCAAAAGCGTTGGGGATTCCTGAATTAAAGCAGGAAACCTCCATGAATTATAGTCTTGGTTTTACCGCCCAGCCATTTGCTAATTTTAACATTTCGGTAGATGGTTACCTCACTGCTATTAAAAACAGGATTGTATTGACTGGAAGTTTTGGATATGATGCATTTGGTGACCCTGTCCCACAAGTTCAAAGTATTCTTAATTCTTATGGTGTATCTTCTGCACGCTTCTTCAGCAATGCAATTGATACCAGGACTATTGGTGTAGATGTGGTTGCGGATTACAATATCAAATCAGCAAACCATACCTATGGTGCTTCCTTAGGATTTAATTTCAACAGGAATAAAATTATTGGCGATCTGCATATTCCCGGCCAGCTAAAAGGGCAGGAGGATATCTTTTTCTCACCCAATGACAGAACTTTGATTACAGAAGGGACGCCAGGGGTAAAAACTAACCTGGCCCTGAATTACGGGTATAAGAATTTCAGTTTATTGCTGCGTAACGTTTATTTTGGAAAAGTAGCCAGAAATAGCTTCCCTTATGGAGAAGAACAAATTCACAGTGGAAAAGTAGTGACGGATCTATCTTTAAGTTATGCTGTAAAACCAATTACTTTTACTATCGGTGCTAATAACCTTTTTGATATCTTTCCTGATCAGCAAATTTATGCCAACAGTTATTTTGGTGTATTTAAATATGCTTCAGTACAAATGGGAACTCTTGGAAGTTATTATTTCCTGCGGGCGACATTAGATTTACCAAATAAAAAAAGATAA
- a CDS encoding SAM hydrolase/SAM-dependent halogenase family protein: protein MIINLKQRITLIFLFFITNLATAQNKILVFQSDFGLKDGAVSAMKGVAAGVSPELKIFDLTHEIPAYNIWEAAYRLVQTVPYYPAGTVFVSVVDPGVGTARKSVVLKTKTGQFIVTPDNGTLTLVAQSLGIEEVREINEVKNRRKDSEKSYTFHGRDVYAFTGARLASGAITYDQVGNELPKQVVEIPYQKATLENGKLKGSIAILDVQFGNIWTDIPAGLVKQLNPQYGDLLHLQIFHKGKKVYEGDAPYSQTFGAVAEGKPLSYLNSLLQLSFALNQANFAAVHHIASGNEWSVEVTLRKGK, encoded by the coding sequence ATGATTATAAACTTAAAACAGCGTATTACCTTAATTTTTCTATTCTTTATTACCAACCTGGCCACAGCCCAAAACAAGATTCTTGTTTTTCAATCAGACTTTGGCTTAAAAGACGGTGCAGTTTCTGCAATGAAAGGGGTGGCCGCTGGTGTTTCGCCAGAACTTAAAATATTCGACCTGACCCATGAAATCCCTGCCTATAATATCTGGGAAGCCGCTTACCGTTTAGTCCAGACTGTACCTTATTATCCAGCCGGAACAGTATTCGTTTCTGTAGTAGATCCTGGCGTGGGAACTGCCCGCAAATCTGTGGTGCTTAAAACTAAAACAGGACAATTTATCGTGACACCAGACAATGGTACACTGACCTTAGTGGCGCAATCGCTGGGGATCGAAGAAGTCCGTGAAATCAATGAAGTTAAAAACAGACGTAAAGATTCGGAGAAATCCTATACCTTCCACGGTCGTGACGTTTACGCTTTTACAGGTGCAAGATTAGCTTCAGGTGCAATCACCTATGATCAGGTTGGAAATGAACTTCCAAAACAAGTTGTAGAAATCCCTTATCAGAAAGCGACCCTGGAAAATGGAAAACTTAAGGGAAGCATTGCTATCCTTGACGTACAATTCGGGAATATCTGGACAGACATTCCCGCAGGCCTTGTTAAACAACTTAATCCGCAATACGGAGACCTGCTTCACTTGCAGATTTTTCACAAAGGAAAGAAGGTTTATGAAGGAGATGCGCCTTATAGTCAGACTTTTGGTGCTGTTGCCGAAGGTAAGCCTTTAAGTTACCTGAATAGTCTGTTACAACTATCTTTCGCTTTAAACCAAGCTAACTTTGCCGCAGTGCATCACATTGCCAGTGGCAATGAATGGAGCGTGGAAGTGACTTTAAGGAAGGGTAAATAA